From a single Litorilinea aerophila genomic region:
- a CDS encoding CPBP family intramembrane glutamic endopeptidase, with protein sequence MNWLVRPLWNSKEGRLRAGWRVLLYIALWLVGPALAHLWVGRPLAEWLWWLFPQLTIFPERVLFSLLTLATMLVGTWLMVRYVDHRPLRDLGLGLDRHWWCDLCFGLILGAGLMLFVFTVEWLAGWVTVRALFWSAPGSGPFLLAIFGPLVVFVVVGISEELLTRGYQMRNLAEGLYLPPLSPRLALLAAWLLSSLFFGLLHIRNPNSSWISTSYLVLAGLLFGLGTMLTGRLGLPIGLHITWNFFQGNVFGFPVSGNNYASVTFIAIEQQGPILWTGGAFGPEAGLIGIVALLLGGVATVIWVRHRYRVLRLCDHWAIYRPWRTRPVALDPLRPTP encoded by the coding sequence ATGAACTGGCTGGTCAGGCCACTTTGGAACAGCAAGGAAGGGCGTCTGCGTGCCGGCTGGCGGGTCCTCCTCTACATCGCCCTCTGGCTTGTGGGGCCTGCCCTGGCCCATCTCTGGGTGGGGCGCCCCCTGGCGGAATGGCTTTGGTGGCTCTTCCCCCAACTGACCATCTTTCCGGAGCGGGTACTCTTTTCCCTGCTGACCCTCGCCACCATGCTGGTGGGCACCTGGCTGATGGTCCGCTATGTGGACCATCGCCCCCTGCGGGACTTGGGACTGGGCCTGGACCGGCACTGGTGGTGCGATCTCTGCTTTGGCCTGATCCTGGGGGCGGGGCTGATGCTGTTTGTCTTTACCGTGGAGTGGCTGGCCGGGTGGGTTACCGTCCGGGCCCTTTTCTGGTCGGCGCCGGGGTCTGGCCCCTTTTTGCTGGCCATCTTCGGCCCCCTGGTGGTGTTCGTGGTGGTGGGCATCAGCGAAGAGTTGTTGACCCGGGGATACCAGATGCGGAATCTGGCAGAAGGGCTCTACCTTCCCCCGCTCTCGCCCCGGCTGGCGTTGCTGGCCGCCTGGCTGCTCTCTTCCCTCTTCTTCGGCCTGCTCCACATTCGCAACCCCAACAGCTCCTGGATCAGCACCTCCTACCTGGTGCTGGCCGGCCTGCTCTTCGGTCTGGGCACCATGCTCACGGGCCGGCTGGGTTTGCCCATCGGGCTCCACATCACCTGGAACTTCTTTCAGGGCAACGTCTTCGGCTTTCCAGTGAGCGGCAACAACTATGCCAGCGTGACCTTCATCGCCATCGAACAGCAGGGGCCCATCCTGTGGACGGGCGGCGCCTTCGGCCCAGAGGCCGGTTTGATCGGCATCGTGGCCCTGTTGTTGGGCGGCGTGGCCACCGTGATCTGGGTGCGCCACCGTTACAGGGTGTTACGGCTCTGCGATCACTGGGCGATCTATCGCCCATGGCGCACCCGGCCGGTGGCGCTGGATCCCCTGCGCCCCACGCCCTGA
- the argH gene encoding argininosuccinate lyase codes for MTSKLWGGRFTGSTDPLMEAFNASIPFDRRLWRADIQGSQAYARALARAGLITEDEARQIVAGLDQVASEWAEGRFQLQPTDEDIHTANERRLTELIGPVAGKLHTGRSRNDQVATDVRLWLREEIDRLQEHLRALIAVTVERAAAEIDWLMPGYTHLQPAQPVRWSHWLLSHAWAWQRDASRLADLAVRVNLLPLGSGALAGNPFSIDRRQLAEDLGFAGITPNSLDGVSDRDFIVEFLSWAALTMVHLSRLAEDLIIYSSREFGFVTLADAYSTGSSLMPQKKNPDALELLRGKTGRVVGALNSLLVVLKGLPSTYNKDLQEDKEPLFDTVDTLQACLQIACGVLSTLEAHPERMAAALVPEMLATDLAEYLVRRGVPFRETHHIAGAAVQLAEQRGVPLSALTVEDLKGLHPAFQEDVAQVWDYEASVERRDVEGGTSRRAVQAQIQQLRQWLQG; via the coding sequence ATGACAAGCAAACTTTGGGGAGGACGTTTTACTGGCTCAACCGATCCGCTGATGGAAGCGTTCAACGCCTCCATCCCCTTCGACCGGCGCCTGTGGCGGGCGGACATCCAGGGCAGCCAGGCCTATGCCCGGGCCCTGGCCCGGGCCGGGCTCATCACGGAGGACGAGGCCCGGCAGATCGTAGCGGGCCTGGACCAGGTGGCGTCCGAGTGGGCCGAGGGCCGGTTCCAGCTCCAGCCCACCGATGAAGACATCCACACGGCCAACGAGCGACGCCTGACGGAGCTCATCGGCCCGGTGGCGGGCAAACTGCACACCGGCCGCAGCCGCAACGATCAGGTGGCCACCGATGTGCGCCTGTGGCTACGGGAGGAGATCGACCGGCTCCAGGAGCATCTGCGCGCGCTGATCGCCGTCACCGTGGAGCGGGCCGCCGCCGAAATCGACTGGCTGATGCCCGGCTACACCCATCTCCAGCCGGCTCAGCCGGTGCGCTGGAGCCACTGGCTCCTGAGCCATGCCTGGGCCTGGCAGCGGGACGCGTCCCGCCTGGCCGACCTGGCCGTTCGGGTCAATCTGTTGCCCCTGGGCAGCGGTGCCCTGGCCGGCAACCCCTTTTCCATCGACCGCCGCCAGCTCGCCGAGGACTTGGGCTTCGCGGGGATCACGCCCAACAGCCTGGACGGTGTGAGCGACCGGGACTTCATCGTGGAGTTTTTGAGTTGGGCCGCCCTGACCATGGTCCACCTGAGCCGCCTGGCCGAGGACCTGATCATCTACAGCAGCCGGGAATTCGGCTTCGTCACCCTGGCGGACGCCTACAGCACGGGCAGCAGCCTCATGCCCCAAAAGAAGAACCCCGACGCCCTGGAGCTTCTGCGGGGCAAGACAGGGCGGGTGGTGGGCGCCCTGAACAGCCTGCTGGTGGTGCTCAAAGGCCTCCCCAGCACCTACAACAAAGATCTACAGGAGGACAAAGAGCCCCTTTTCGACACGGTGGACACGTTGCAAGCCTGCCTGCAGATCGCCTGTGGCGTCCTCTCGACCCTGGAAGCCCACCCAGAGCGTATGGCTGCGGCGCTGGTGCCGGAGATGCTGGCCACCGACCTGGCCGAGTACCTGGTTCGCCGGGGTGTTCCCTTCCGGGAGACCCACCACATCGCGGGAGCAGCCGTGCAGCTGGCCGAGCAACGGGGAGTGCCCCTTTCCGCACTGACCGTGGAGGACCTGAAGGGCCTGCACCCCGCCTTCCAGGAGGACGTGGCCCAGGTGTGGGACTATGAGGCCAGTGTGGAGCGCCGGGATGTGGAAGGAGGCACCAGCCGGCGGGCTGTCCAGGCCCAGATCCAGCAGTTGCGGCAGTGGCTGCAGGGGTAG